The following proteins are encoded in a genomic region of Microtus ochrogaster isolate Prairie Vole_2 chromosome 5, MicOch1.0, whole genome shotgun sequence:
- the Polr2m gene encoding protein GRINL1A, producing MFSLPRGFEPPAPEDLGQRSSAELRERLRRQERLLRNEKFICKLPDKGKKISDTIAKLKAAIAEHEEVRARSELFHPVSVDCKLRQKAATRVDTDVDKAQNSDLMLDTSSLVPDCSSVDKSFRTTSETQGPAHLTPRGNEETLGAGCTVNPGAAPGSKARAPSSEVNELLPQRPVSSQAEDISSGIDSLFLTKLQKITIADQSEPSEENTSTENVPGLQSETPKRPHYMEVLEMRAKNPVPPPHKFKTNVLPTQQSDSPSHCQRGESPASSEEQRRRARQHLDDITAARLLPLHHLPAQLLSIEESLALQKEQKQNYEEMQAKLAAQKLAERLNIKMQSYNPEGESSGRYREVKDEDDAQSSDEF from the exons ATGTTCTCGCTGCCCCGCGGCTTCGAGCCCCCAGCTCCCGAGGACTTGGGGCAGCGGAGTTCGGCGGAGCTGCGGGAGAGGTTGAGGCGCCAGGAGAGACTTTTGCGCAACGA AAAATTCATTTGCAAATTGCCCGACAAAGGTAAAAAGATCTCAGACACCATCGCCAAACTGAAAGCTGCCATTGCAGAACACGAAGAGGTTAGAGCGAGAAGTGAACTGTTTCATCCTGTTAGTGTAGACTGTAAGCtaaggcaaaaagcagccacaagAGTCGATACCGACGTAGACAAGGCCCAGAATTCTGACCTGATGCTTGATACTTCATCATTAGTTCCTGACTGTTCCTCTGTAGACAAATCATTCAGAACAACCTCAGAAACACAAGGACCTGCACATCTCACTCCCAGAGGCAACGAAGAGACCTTGGGGGCTGGCTGCACAGTGAACCCAGGTGCAGCTCCCGGCAGCAAAGCCAGGGCACCCTCATCTGAAGTTAACGAACTTCTCCCCCAACGCCCTGTTTCAAGTCAAGCGGAAGACATTTCCAGCGGCATTGACAGTCTGTTTCTCACTAAGTTGCAAAAGATCACAATTGCAGACCAGAGCGAGCCCTCAGAAGAAAACACCAGCACTGAGAACGTGCCAGGGCTCCAGAGTGAGACTCCTAAGAGGCCTCATTACATGGAAGTGCTAGAAATGCGAGCCAAAAACCCAGTGCCCCCTCCTCATAAGTTTAAGACCAATGT ATTACCCACTCAACAGAGTGACTCACCAAGTCATTGTCAGAGGGGTGAatctcctgcttcctcagaaGAGCAGCGACGCAGGGCTAGGCAGCATCTTGATGACATCACAGCAGCGCGCCTCCTTCCGCTCCACCACTTACCTGCACAGCTGCTCTCCATAGAAGAGTCACTGGCCCTGCAGaaagaacagaagcaaaattacgaG GAGATGCAGGCAAAGCTCGCAGCACAGAAACTAGCTGAGAGACTGAATATTAAAATGCAGAGCTACAATCCAGAAGGGGAGTCTTCAGGGAGATACCGAGAAGTGAAGGATGAAGATGATGCCCAGTCCTCGGATGAATTCTGA